Sequence from the candidate division WOR-3 bacterium genome:
CCGCCTCCTCTTCACCCGCCGCGCTGCATCAAATGAACGGGGACGATTGGGGACAGACACCAGTTTGGCGAGGGAGTCAAGGGCATCGGGCCACGCCCCATTTCCGCCCGCCCGCGCACGCCTGGTTGTAACTCCATCTTCCCGAGTGTCACGCTGCGCCGGCTGGCTACTCGCCCTCCAGATAGGGAGCAGAGGCGGGCTTTCGCCCGCCTCTGCCCTGTATGCTGTCTGCTGCCTTCCGTCTACTTCTGCAAGACCACCTTCTCGGTCGCTCGGTAGTCGCCCGCATTCAGCCGGACGAAGTAGACGCCGGTGGCAGTAGACCGGCCACGGTCATCCCGGCCGTTCCAGGTGACGCTGTACGCCCCACGCTTCATGCTCGACGCACAGAGCGTCCGGACGGCCCTGCCCGTCAGGTCATGCACCTGCAAGAGCGTCTGGCGTTCAGCGTCCAGTGTGTAGCGGATCGTCACGCTGCGTGCAGCGGGAGTCGGGAAGGGCCGGTACAGCCTTGTCTTGAACGCTTGACCACTGGACCACTGGGCCTCTCTCACACCGGTCGCACCCTCCGGCTGCCAGAAGCCGATCAGCGCCCAGTAGTTCGCGCCCGTGATGGGCCCGGCTGCGGTCTGGCCGACGGTCGAGCCGCACTTGTAGTTGCCCGTCATCTCCCCGCCGCCAATCCCCGCCACGCTCCAGTCGCACTTGTAGGGCTGGGCCAGGGCGGATGAACCGCAAAGGACGCAGAAGACGCCGAGTATCAGAGCTGTCATCCTAGTCATGAGTGCACCTCATTTTTCGTGTTCTGCCTGCATGCGTTTCATGTCCTCGTACCGCTGCCGGCCCGCCGCGGTGCGGAAGTCAATACCCTGCGCCTTGCCCTCGCGCACGAGTTGGTCCATGCAGCCGGACAGGAATTCGTCGTCGAGCATTCGGCCGGCCAGCCCACCGGTCTTCGGCTGCTCGACCGGCATCATCCGTCTTGTCGCCTCGGCCGAGATGTCTTTGCGTTCGCCGGTCGCAATCCAGTTGACCTTCGTACCCGGTCTGCCACCGACCGCAAACCGGTTGCCGGACACCTCCTCGACCAGATACACATCCGAACTGCCGATGCCCGTCAGCACGACCTGCGGGTTCTGGTTCAAGGCATCGAAGTAATCAGGCAGGCGAACTTCGGCCCGGCCCGCGGCATTGAGTACCACTGAGCCGCGGTAGATATTGAGCATCTCCGGTCCTTCGATGAAGTAGTGATTGAGTATCGTGCCGGACGGGTCAAGCGGGTGGTCTATCGTGAACGTGCCCGAAGCCTTGGAGAGCGCGCCGACACGGGTCTGGTTGTCCGCAGTGGTGGTCTGGCCGTTGAACGCGGCTGAGTAGAAATGGTCTGCGTTGGAGTTGTAGTTCGCCGCAAACGACGACTGCCCGGCAGCGGTGTCCGCGCGACCCAGGGCCACCGCGGCGTATTCTCCCGATGCGACGCAGTCCATGCCGCCGGCGACCGCACGGGTGTTGGTCGCGCGACAGCCCGAGCCTCCCACTACGACAGAACCACCACCGCTCGCGGTGTTCTGGCTCCCGCCGCCGACCGTGGCTGCATCGCCGCTCACGGTGTTGTTGGCGCCACCACAAACTACGGAGTACTGGTTGGACACGACATTTTCCCAGCCGCCGCCGATGGTGGACCCGGTTTGAGTCGCCTTGTTGTGGTATCCGCCGGCGACCGTGATGTAATCGAAGTTCTGCCCCGAAGTCCCGGTTGTGCATGCTACGCCGAGGTTCACGTGGGTGGTACGCTGCGTGCCGTGCAACATGTTGTCGGACCCGCCCCGCGCAATCCCGAGCTTGCGAACCGTGTAGAG
This genomic interval carries:
- a CDS encoding T9SS type A sorting domain-containing protein; the protein is MTRMTALILGVFCVLCGSSALAQPYKCDWSVAGIGGGEMTGNYKCGSTVGQTAAGPITGANYWALIGFWQPEGATGVREAQWSSGQAFKTRLYRPFPTPAARSVTIRYTLDAERQTLLQVHDLTGRAVRTLCASSMKRGAYSVTWNGRDDRGRSTATGVYFVRLNAGDYRATEKVVLQK